In Cyclobacteriaceae bacterium, the DNA window ATCAAAAGTGCTTTATTTCTTATCCCTCTATCCGCTATGCCATATAGCCTTAGTGCTATAGGGTGTTCCTGCATTTTTTCCAAAGCAAACAAAGGGAATCACATAAATTAAAAGAAGGATTTTAAATAAGTCAAAACGAAGCTTACCTTCGAAACATGACTCCTTCTATTGTAATCTCCACCACCAACCTCTCCAAGACGTACGACTCTCCCGTTTTGAAGAATATTAATCTTTCCATTCAATCCGGGGAGATCATCGGATACATCGGACCCAACGGCGCAGGCAAAAGCACAACGATTAAAATACTCGCCGGGCTCATTCCCGAATTCGATGGAGAGGCAAGTGTATTGGGATTTGACGTTCGAAAGGAGCCCATTGAAATAAAAAGAAGAATCGGATACATCCCTGAGAATGCTTCCCTGTATGAAGCGCTCTCACCCATCGAGTACCTCGATTTCGTGGGACAGCTCTATGGATTGGAGACGGAACTGATCAACCGAAAATCAAAAGAGCTGCTGCATGTATTCGGCCTGAGCAATTTTGAAGAGTCACGCATGACCACCTTTTCCAAAGGAATGCGTCAGAAGGTATTGCTCATCGCAGGGATGATCCATAACCCCACTATTCTCTTTTTAGATGAACCATTATCAGGCCTGGATGCCAATGCCGTCATACTTGTAAAAGAGATCATCAGTCAGCTGAAGAAAGGTGGCAAGACGATCTTCTACAGTTCGCACATCATGGATGTTGTTGAAAAGATCTCTGACCGGATCATGATCATCAACAAAGGTGAGATGATCGCCAACGGCACGTACTCGGAACTAAATTCACAAATGAATCAGGGGTCGCTTGAGAAGCTCTTTACAGAATTGACCGGCAATCATGAACATGAGTCGGCCGCAGGTGAGTTTATCAACATACTGGAAAGCAAATGAACGGGTTCATACTTTGGATGCTAGACCGGTTTGCTTTCGCATATCGTCTTCTTAAAATTGATTACACTCAGCTTCGTGCGATCATTGCCATCAAGATTAAGCTCGACGGCAGGAGACAGACCATTCGGATGACCAAGAACAAACAGGAAAGAAATAATGCTTTTCTGTTTTCGTTGATCATGTATTTTCTGTTTGGGATAATGATCGCCATGGCCATCGCTGCAATGCCATTCATCGTGGGGATGATCATCTTCTTCTCTTACATCATGATGATGATCATCATTACTCTGATTACTGATTTCTCAACCGTTCTGCTGGATACGAGCGATAATACCATCATCCTTCCCCGGCCCGTCGATAGCCGGACATTTTATGCGGCACGATTCACTCACATTTTCTTATACCTGGGTCAGCTCACTCTGGCGCTTTCCTTTTTCTCATTTGTTGCCGTTGCGCTGAAGTACAGCTTTGCGCTTGTTATACCGTTTTTCATTGCTACCGTCTTCTCCGTTTTAATTGCCGTGTTTCTTACCAATGCGATCTATCTCATGATCATGCGGTTTGCCAATGAAGAAAAGCTCAAGACGATCATCAACTATTTTCAGATCGTCATGGCGGTCGTCTTTATGGGAGGATACCAGATCGGCGCAAGAATGATCTCGAACGCGAACCTGAATTATGAAAATGCAAGTTTTGACATCCACTGGTGGACCTACCTGATTCCATCTCTCTGGATGTCGTCAGCGATGGAAACGTTACACACCGGCATGCTGGATATTCCACGCGTCGCTCTTTTTTTACTGGCAGTGCTCTTTCCCTTTGCATCCATTTATATCACCAACACCTGGCTGACACCTTTCTTTAACAGGAAGATCGTCGCGATGGGGAACAGCCAACCCGTTGCAAAAGTTGAAGACGAAAGAAAATCAAAGAAGAACTTCTGGGATACCATTGGCAGCATGATAAGCACTAGTACACGTGAGCAGGGAGCTTTTTCACTTACGCAGAAGATGCTGAGTCGCGACAACAAGATCAAGCTAAAGATCTATCCTGCCTTTGGATACATTTTCGTTTTCGCGTTTATCTTCATTTTTAACGGAAAGCAAAGCCTGCACAGTTTATGGGTCAATCTTCCCAACACATCTTATCACATCCTGCTGATCTATCTTCCCTTCATGATCGTTCAAACGGCATTCAATGAAATACCGTTCACCGATGAATTTAAATCAAGCTGGATCTACTACTCCTCTCCTATTGAAAGGCCGGGAGAGATACTGCTTGGAATGATAAAGGCAATTTTTGTAAAACTCTTCATTCCAATTTTTGTCGTCGTCACAGTTCCTGTGCTGATTATCTGGGGGCCGGGAGCAATCGATGATCTTGCTTTTGGATTGATCAATAATTTTCTGATCCTTCTGCTGATGGTCACATTCAGCACACACCGTCTACCACTTTCCATGGCACCCAACATGCGTGCACAGTCCGGCAACTTTGTAAAAAGTATCCTCATGTTGCTCGCCACCAGTATTCCCGGTATTGGACATTACTTTTTAAGTAAAGTTCCATGGACTTTTCTGGTGGCAATCCCTATGCAGATCGGCCTCATTTACTTTCTTTACCAGGAATACAAAAACACACCCTGGACTGCTGTAAAATACTAGGGAGCGAATAATTTTATTCCTTACATTCAAATCCTATGTGGAATCTCAATGGTAAAAAAGCCCTTGTTACGGGTGGCACCAAAGGCATTGGTCTGGCAATCGCTCAGGAATTTCTTGACCTGGGGGCAGAAGTACTTGTTATCGCACGCGACACCTCCAATATTGAAAACAAGCTTCGCGGAAGCGCACGCCTCTTCAGACTGGATGGTGATCTTACGGACGGAGAATTCAGAAAACAGATTCTTGATAAAGTAAAAGAGAACTGGGGCACGCTGGACATACTTGTTAATAATGTCGGCACCAACATCCGCAAGAAGTTTGTCGAATACACTGAAGATGAATACAGAAAGATATTCGAGATCAATCTATTCAGCATGACTGCCTTAACACAGGGAGCTTTTGAATTGCTGAAGTCGTCGGGAAATGCAAGCGTCATCAACATTGCTTCTGTTGCCGCAACCTTCGACCTGCAATCAGGAACTCCTTATGGAATGACCAAGGCGGCGATGGTACAGATGTCCCGTCACCTTGCTGCTGAATGGGCACCGTTCAATATTCGTGTCAACTCAGTATCACCGTGGTATATAGAAACCCCTTTGTCTAAAGCAGTTTTATCGCAACCAGACAGGCTGGAGAAAATTGTAGCCCGCACTCCGATGGCAAGGGTTGGTCAACCACAGGAAGTTGCGGGCATCGTCAGCTTCCTCGCCATGGATAAGGCTAGTTACATCACGGGACAAAACATAATGGTAGACGGCGGGATGTCTGTGAAAGGACTTTAGAATTAGTTAACCTGAAATAATTACTGATGAAAATGGGATCCATGAAAATATCTTCAATCATTTTCTGTGTACTGCTGCTGGTCAACTGTTCGCCTAAAAAAGAGATCATCCCTGGCACTTCCCTTGAGCTTGCCATTGAAAGGAAGAATACGATCAGCAATCTTCAGTATGCATTATTTTTTGATATTCCTGAGAATCAAAAAGACAGCATACCTGCAACGGTTACCATACGCTTTGATTTAAACAAACTATCTGATGTTCTTCAGCTTGACTTTAACGCATCACCTGAAAATATTAAGAAAATAAGAGTCAATGATCAGGATATAAAGATCAATATTGAAAACGAGCATATCCTCATCGATAAGAAATTCCTGAAAGACAATGCGAATGCTATCAATATTGATTTTATCGCAGGTGAGAAGGCCCTCAACAGAAATCCGGATTACTTATACACCTTATTCGTTCCAAGTCGTGCAGCTTCATGCTTCCCGGTATTTGATCAGCCTGATTTAAAAGCCATCTATCATCTTGAGCTAAGTATTCCGATGACATGGCATGCACTCTCCAACGGCAGTGTCCTTTCTATCGATTCATCCACAAATAAAAAACGATACAGTTTTAGCAATACACTCGCTACGAGCACCTATCAGTTTGCCTTTACTGCAGGCAAATTCTTCAGGGCATATGATCCCGAAGCCAACATGACCATCTATTATCGTGAAACTGATACGGCTAAAGTTTCCCGCAATCTGCCCCAGATCTTCGAGATGCATCGTGAAGCAATTGCATGGCTGAAAGATTACACGGGCATTGATTATCCCTATGAGAAATTCGATTTTGCTTTGATGCCAGCGTTTCAATTTGGGGGCATGGAACATCCGGGAAGTATTTTTTACCGTGAGAGAAGTTTATTTCTGGAACCTTCTGCTTCCATCAATGAGCAATTGGGAAGAGCGAGTCTCATAGCGCATGAAACAGCACACATGTGGTTCGGCAATCTCGTCACCATGAAGTGGTTCAATGATGTCTGGCTTAAGGAAGTGTTTGCCAATTTCATGGCTGCTAAAATTGTTAACCCTGCCTTTTATCAGATCGATCATGAGCTTCGTTTTCTCATGGCACATTATCCTGCAGCTTATGCGATTGACAGAAGTCAGGGGTCGCATCCTATTCAGCAGCCTTTGGATAATCTCAAAAATGCCGGCAGTGTGTATGGAGCAATCATCTATCAAAAGGCACCTATCATGATGCGGAATCTTGAATCGCTGATGGGTGAAGAAGATTTTAAGAAAGGACTTCAGGAATATTTAAAAACCTATTCCTATCAGAATGCAACGTGGGACGATCTTGTTAACGTTTTAAAAAAACATACCAGCAAAGATCTTGAAGTGTGGAATAAGGCATGGATAAAAACGAAAGGCATGCCCGAAATAACCTACGCATTATCATCATACAATAAAACTGTTGAAATGAAAGTGGTGAATGATTCATCAGGAATTACCTGGCCGCAGTTCTTTAACGTCGAATACAAAGACAGTAAGATCAGATTTGTAAAAGAAGTAGAAATAAAGCGCGATAGTATTACGCGGATTGCCAATGCCGATGGAGATGACTTCACTGTTATCCCCAACTATCTTGGAAGAGGTTACGGCTACTTTCGTGCACCCGAGAAAGACATTCAATATATGTTGTCTTATGTTGAGACACTGAAAGATCCTGAAGCAAGAGCAGGGATATGGATGAATGTCTGGGAATATGTTCTGAACGGGGAACTTGATCCAAAGCTGACCCTTCAGAAATTGCTGATCGCATTGAAGAGCGAAAGAGATCCCCTTCTCCTGGATTATCTGACGGATAAGATCGGCGTTATCTTTTGGCAGCTTCTTACTTCTCCTCAAAGGGAAATGATCAATCACACTCTGGACGAAACGCTTTTTGAGCAGATCGCAATTGAAAAAGATAACTCCCTGAAGAGAATCTTTTTCAACTGCTACAGGAATGTGGCTACCTCTCCGGAAGCTGTTGCCAATCTCAAAAAATTATGGAAAGATGAGATCACGCTTGGCCTTGAACTATCGGAACGCGACCACATTCTTCTTGCCTATGAGCTGGCGGTTCGTGAGGAAAAAGATCATCAGGCAATACTCACCGAGCAACTGGAGAAGATCTCAAATCCCGATCGTAAGAAAGAAATGGAATTTATCATGCCATCACTATCGGCAGATGCTTCTGTTCGTGATAATTTTTTTGAAAGTCTGAAGCACAAAGAGAATCGCACACACGAACCATGGGTACTGGAAGCTCAACGATATCTCAACCATCCTTTAAGAGGAAATTATTCTGTAAAGTATGTTGCACCAAGCCTGGAGCTACTGGAAGAGATGCAGCAAACCGGAGATATCTTTTTTCCAAAAGGATGGCTTGATGCTACATTGGGGGAATATCAGACTAAGGAAGCGGCTCAAAGTGTAAGAGATTATCTGATGCGTCATAAAGACCTTCGGCAGGATCTTAAAAACAAGCTGCTGCAATCAACGGATATGCTGTTTCGTGCTGAGAGCATTCTCAAAAAAAATCAGGTTGATACCCCGCGGTAACCCATTTATTGAAAATATTTATTCATTGAGGTTATCACAACCTATTCCGTTTCTATGCGTAATACTATGGAACGCATCTATCTGATTAATTGTTGATAGGTATATCTGTTCCTCCTGAAAAATTAAAAGAGAACAATCAATGGCCATTCACCGGGAGAACAGAATTTTTAATATGAACAGAGGAGAGAGGCCATTAGATTATTGTGAAAATGAGTTGGAAAACAATTTATATTGTAGGGAAGTCAGATTTTAGAGAAGAAGTCAAGAAGAAACTAGAACATTCAAGCCAGCGCGTCATGCCTGGATTTATCGATAGCAGTTCCATTGAGACAATACACGATTTATACTGGCTGGACGGAAGAACAGATTTACGTTCTTTCAAACATGCCATTGGCGGTAAGCTGATCTGGAAACATCGCTTACGTTTCTATCACACATTGGAAGAATTTCTTAACGCTCAGCAGGCAAAAAAGGAAACTGAATTCTCTGCCCGCGAACGGGAAATGATTGCTCAAATGCAGCAGGTTGCCTGATAGTTGGAGATTGTGTTAGCCCTTGGGATCGGGAAAATTATTACCTTGGTATTCCTGACCCAATCTAACTTAACCAACTATGAAAAAAATCATCCTCATCAGTCTATCCGTTATACTGGCCCTCATTATCGGGGTGGTCCTTTACGGAGTTCTTGTCGTATCCAAGAAAAGTCCAATCAAGACAACTGAATTCAGCAGCAATGGACTTGACCTCAAAGTGGTCTATTGCCAGCCTTATAAAAAAGGTCGTGTGATCTTCGGTGAAGAATCCCAAGGTGCGTTACAGCCTTATGGAAAATACTGGAGACTTGGTGCAAACGCTGCTACTGAAATAACATTCAGCAAGAATGTAAATTTTGGAGGCAAACCTATTAACGCAGGAACATATCGTATGTATGCAGTCCCAGGCAGTTCTGCATTTGTTATTGCACTTAATAGTGAATTAGGAGTTTACTTCGGTGTGAACGAACCAGACTATTCAAAAGACGTACTC includes these proteins:
- a CDS encoding ABC transporter ATP-binding protein, which encodes MTPSIVISTTNLSKTYDSPVLKNINLSIQSGEIIGYIGPNGAGKSTTIKILAGLIPEFDGEASVLGFDVRKEPIEIKRRIGYIPENASLYEALSPIEYLDFVGQLYGLETELINRKSKELLHVFGLSNFEESRMTTFSKGMRQKVLLIAGMIHNPTILFLDEPLSGLDANAVILVKEIISQLKKGGKTIFYSSHIMDVVEKISDRIMIINKGEMIANGTYSELNSQMNQGSLEKLFTELTGNHEHESAAGEFINILESK
- a CDS encoding SDR family oxidoreductase; its protein translation is MWNLNGKKALVTGGTKGIGLAIAQEFLDLGAEVLVIARDTSNIENKLRGSARLFRLDGDLTDGEFRKQILDKVKENWGTLDILVNNVGTNIRKKFVEYTEDEYRKIFEINLFSMTALTQGAFELLKSSGNASVINIASVAATFDLQSGTPYGMTKAAMVQMSRHLAAEWAPFNIRVNSVSPWYIETPLSKAVLSQPDRLEKIVARTPMARVGQPQEVAGIVSFLAMDKASYITGQNIMVDGGMSVKGL
- a CDS encoding DUF2911 domain-containing protein, giving the protein MKKIILISLSVILALIIGVVLYGVLVVSKKSPIKTTEFSSNGLDLKVVYCQPYKKGRVIFGEESQGALQPYGKYWRLGANAATEITFSKNVNFGGKPINAGTYRMYAVPGSSAFVIALNSELGVYFGVNEPDYSKDVLKIDVPVETAPETEQLTINFANDSTGVMMNVLWDTTKLSVPITAQ
- a CDS encoding peptidase M1; translated protein: MKISSIIFCVLLLVNCSPKKEIIPGTSLELAIERKNTISNLQYALFFDIPENQKDSIPATVTIRFDLNKLSDVLQLDFNASPENIKKIRVNDQDIKINIENEHILIDKKFLKDNANAINIDFIAGEKALNRNPDYLYTLFVPSRAASCFPVFDQPDLKAIYHLELSIPMTWHALSNGSVLSIDSSTNKKRYSFSNTLATSTYQFAFTAGKFFRAYDPEANMTIYYRETDTAKVSRNLPQIFEMHREAIAWLKDYTGIDYPYEKFDFALMPAFQFGGMEHPGSIFYRERSLFLEPSASINEQLGRASLIAHETAHMWFGNLVTMKWFNDVWLKEVFANFMAAKIVNPAFYQIDHELRFLMAHYPAAYAIDRSQGSHPIQQPLDNLKNAGSVYGAIIYQKAPIMMRNLESLMGEEDFKKGLQEYLKTYSYQNATWDDLVNVLKKHTSKDLEVWNKAWIKTKGMPEITYALSSYNKTVEMKVVNDSSGITWPQFFNVEYKDSKIRFVKEVEIKRDSITRIANADGDDFTVIPNYLGRGYGYFRAPEKDIQYMLSYVETLKDPEARAGIWMNVWEYVLNGELDPKLTLQKLLIALKSERDPLLLDYLTDKIGVIFWQLLTSPQREMINHTLDETLFEQIAIEKDNSLKRIFFNCYRNVATSPEAVANLKKLWKDEITLGLELSERDHILLAYELAVREEKDHQAILTEQLEKISNPDRKKEMEFIMPSLSADASVRDNFFESLKHKENRTHEPWVLEAQRYLNHPLRGNYSVKYVAPSLELLEEMQQTGDIFFPKGWLDATLGEYQTKEAAQSVRDYLMRHKDLRQDLKNKLLQSTDMLFRAESILKKNQVDTPR